One window of the Salvia splendens isolate huo1 chromosome 1, SspV2, whole genome shotgun sequence genome contains the following:
- the LOC121795977 gene encoding uncharacterized protein LOC121795977 — translation MYRQYYSRNQRNRGIKLKYALRISLLVAICFWLIYQVERSHDKNEEFEASDEKEFLNRGSIGGLIRIRRKTIHPMYDETVSEEDATEEDEHEEEKLDAEVDQEEADITDGAREDGTVRESEGEIGDDSNGRKQETSVDHERGDKSSHEDGGASSSLTHDNHTGMAENEEGVVRIFDQQHLEHILEQKNKENRGEELYDGEIKKWLKVNGGEISADANPSSATQIVTNITTEENNLDSSEKGSSLTEAPTDNNLESSNSTTDVSAEIPKSSEQNFTESVTELDQDQRIATEGTSTKGSNLKTIGLQQANASTLGMENYLADSKSTGHTEPKSRSKTTLTISPNSGRWNEHTKE, via the coding sequence ATGTACAGGCAGTACTATAGTAGGAACCAGAGAAATAGGGGAATCAAGCTTAAGTATGCTCTGCGAATTAGCTTACTTGTTGCTATATGCTTTTGGTTGATTTACCAAGTTGAGCGTTCTCATGATAAGAATGAAGAATTTGAAGCAAGTGATGAAAAAGAGTTTCTGAACAGAGGAAGTATTGGTGGACTTATAAGGATCAGaaggaagactattcatcccaTGTATGACGAGACTGTATCTGAAGAGGATGCCACTGAAGAAGACGAGCATGAAGAAGAGAAATTAGATGCAGAGGTTGATCAAGAAGAGGCTGACATAACTGATGGGGCCAGAGAAGATGGTACTGTCAGAGAAAGTGAAGGAGAAATAGGTGATGATAGTAATGGCAGAAAGCAGGAGACGTCTGTGGATCATGAAAGAGGTGATAAGAGTAGCCATGAGGATGGTGGTGCATCAAGTTCCCTGACTCATGATAACCACACTGGAATGGCTGAAAATGAGGAAGGAGTTGTGCGAATCTTTGATCAACAACACCTTGAACACATTTTGGAAcagaaaaacaaagaaaatcGTGGCGAGGAATTATATGATGGTGAGATAAAGAAATGGTTGAAGGTGAATGGTGGTGAAATATCTGCTGATGCCAATCCATCAAGTGCAACACAAATTGTGACAAATATTACAACTGAGGAAAACAATTTGGACAGTTCAGAGAAGGGCTCATCGTTGACAGAAGCACCTACTGATAATAATTTAGAATCAAGCAACAGCACAACTGATGTCTCAGCAGAAATTCCCAAGTCATCGGAGCAAAATTTCACTGAGAGTGTGACCGAGTTAGATCAGGACCAGAGAATTGCTACTGAAGGCACATCAACCAAAGGATCCAACTTAAAAACTATTGGTCTTCAGCAGGCGAATGCTTCTACCTTAGGCATGGAAAATTATCTCGCAGACTCTAAATCAACAGGTCACACTGAACCCAAAAGTCGGAGTAAAACAACCTTGACAATTTCTCCAAACTCTGGAAGATGGAACGAACATACAAAAGAATGA
- the LOC121795990 gene encoding probable pectin methylesterase CGR3 isoform X1, translated as MSRRPNAARRIGDDVSIPFDGALHSTAQTSPLLSIGIFVVGALLVVGYFYHSSGSRSDDISSLSRLEGGVSCSLEVQKIIPILKKTYGDSMKKILHIGPETCSVVSQILKQVDTEAWGIEPYELDDADSSCKSLVRKGSVRVADIKFPLPYRPKTFSLVIVSDALDYLSPKYLNKTVPQLARVASDGLVILSGYPGKQRAKGSELSKWGRPAKLRSSTWWIRFFIQTSLEENESAVKKFEQAVSKNPYKSACQVFHVKPLH; from the exons ATGTCAAGAAGACCCAATGCTGCTCGCCGCATTGGAGACGATGTGAGCATTCCTTTCGATGGGGCATTGCATTCCACGGCCCAGACATCTCCACTGTTATCCATTGGAATTTTTGTTGTG GGAGCTTTGCTGGTTGTTGGTTATTTTTATCATAGTTCAG GTAGCAGGAGTGATGACATAAGTAGTTTAAGCAGACTTGAAG GAGGTGTTTCGTGTTCTCTTGAAGTTCAGAAAATAATACCTAttttaaagaaaacatatggTGACAGCATGAAAAAGATATTGCACATTGGTCCTGAAACCTGCTCGGTGGTCTCTCAAATATTGAAACAAGTGGATACAGAAGCCTGGGGTATAGAGCCTTATGAGTTAGATGATGCTGATTCCAGCTGCAAGAGCCTTGTTCGCAAAGGCAGTGTGCGTGTGGCTGATATTAAGTTTCCCCTTCCGTACAGGCCCAAAACATTTTCCCTAGTCATAGTTTCAGATGCACTGGATTACTTGTCTCCTAAGTATCTTAACAAGACTGTTCCACAGCTAGCGAGGGTAGCTTCTGATGGCTTAGTTATATTATCTG GTTACCCTGGTAAGCAAAGAGCTAAAGGGTCAGAGCTTTCAAAGTGGGGGCGCCCG GCAAAACTGCGGAGCTCAACTTGGTGGATAAGGTTTTTTATTCAAACCAGCTTAGAAGAGAATGAATCTGCGGTGAAGAAGTTTGAGCAAGCAGTATCCAAGAACCCTTACAAGTCAGCCTGCCAAGTTTTTCATGTCAAACCATTGCATTAA
- the LOC121803015 gene encoding uncharacterized protein LOC121803015, with protein MDPCPYVLIAVGDLALNLPHKSHLSFYSKFKLRGFPSQLSDLPCGGAADARIHACFTLNKSELEKLVEKSSKFSRLKIKIYGRSGDEGSGCGLVMKSSKMLGCVEVQLDVKSIVESSGYNRACPIRNGWIPIRSGADVKLHLNVRAEPDPRFVFQFDGEPECSPQIFQINGNLVKQPVFTCKFTFRNCSERNSRSRCSISTSERGARAWCLGSNSEEGEIREERKGWSITIHDLSGSPVAAASMVTPFVPSPGADSVGRSNPGSWLILRPGYSAWKPWGRLEVWRESANVCYRFELIPDGAIDAIPLASSNVSAKTGGKFVVDITTGPTPMASPSSSFDFSSGCGSSSASGSGSWAHLLYRGFVMSSTVGGVKPVVEVGVQHVTCTEDAAAFVALAAAMDLSMDACRLFSQKLKKELRQPDLF; from the exons ATGGATCCTTGCCCTTACGTGCTCATCGCCGTTGGGGATTTGGCCTTGAATCTCCCGCACAAATCCCACCTCTCCTTCTACTCCAAATTCAAGCTCAGAGGATTCCCCTCTCAACTCTCAGACCTCCCATGCGGCGGCGCTGCCGATGCCAGGATCCATGCTTGCTTCACTTTGAACAAGTCGGAGTTAGAGAAGCTGGTTGAAAAATCCTCCAAATTTTCTCGTCTGAAGATCAAGATTTACGGGCGCAGCGGTGACGAGGGCAGCGGGTGTGGGTTAGTGATGAAGAGTAGTAAGATGTTAGGATGCGTTGAGGTGCAGTTGGATGTCAAGAGTATTGTCGAGAGCAGCGGATACAACCGCGCCTGCCCCATCCGGAACGGGTGGATCCCAATCCGGAGCGGGGCGGATGTGAAGCTCCACTTGAATGTGCGGGCCGAGCCCGACCCGAGATTCGTGTTCCAGTTCGACGGAGAGCCTGAGTGCAGCCCGCAGATCTTCCAGATCAACGGGAACCTCGTCAAGCAGCCTGTCTTCACCTGTAAATTCACCTTCCGAAACTGCAGCGAGAGGAATTCAAGATCCAG ATGCTCGATTTCGACATCAGAGCGTGGCGCGAGAGCGTGGTGTTTGGGTTCGAATTCGGAAGAAGGAGAGATTCGAGAAGAGAGGAAGGGGTGGTCGATCACTATCCACGATCTATCGGGGTCGCCGGTGGCGGCGGCGTCGATGGTGACGCCGTTCGTGCCGTCGCCCGGCGCCGACAGCGTGGGGAGATCGAATCCAGGGTCGTGGCTGATCCTACGGCCGGGGTACAGCGCGTGGAAGCCGTGGGGACGCCTCGAGGTCTGGCGAGAGAGCGCCAACGTCTGCTATCGCTTCGAGCTCATCCCCGACGGCGCCATCGACGCGATACCACTCGCCAGTTCCAACGTCAGCGCCAAAACAGGAGGGAAATTCGTCGTCGACATCACAACGGGCCCCACCCCCATGGCTAGTCCAAGCAGCAGCTTCGATTTCAGCTCCGGGTGCGGGTCGTCGTCGGCGTCCGGGTCAGGATCATGGGCGCACCTGCTGTACCGGGGGTTCGTGATGTCGTCGACGGTGGGGGGAGTGAAGCCGGTGGTGGAGGTGGGCGTGCAGCACGTGACTTGCACGGAGGATGCGGCCGCGTTTGTGGCCCTTGCTGCCGCAATGGATCTCAGCATGGATGCTTGCCGGCTCTTCTCGCAGAAGCTGAAGAAGGAACTAAGGCAACCGGATCTTTTCTGA
- the LOC121795990 gene encoding probable pectin methylesterase CGR3 isoform X2, with translation MGALLVVGYFYHSSGSRSDDISSLSRLEGGVSCSLEVQKIIPILKKTYGDSMKKILHIGPETCSVVSQILKQVDTEAWGIEPYELDDADSSCKSLVRKGSVRVADIKFPLPYRPKTFSLVIVSDALDYLSPKYLNKTVPQLARVASDGLVILSGYPGKQRAKGSELSKWGRPAKLRSSTWWIRFFIQTSLEENESAVKKFEQAVSKNPYKSACQVFHVKPLH, from the exons ATG GGAGCTTTGCTGGTTGTTGGTTATTTTTATCATAGTTCAG GTAGCAGGAGTGATGACATAAGTAGTTTAAGCAGACTTGAAG GAGGTGTTTCGTGTTCTCTTGAAGTTCAGAAAATAATACCTAttttaaagaaaacatatggTGACAGCATGAAAAAGATATTGCACATTGGTCCTGAAACCTGCTCGGTGGTCTCTCAAATATTGAAACAAGTGGATACAGAAGCCTGGGGTATAGAGCCTTATGAGTTAGATGATGCTGATTCCAGCTGCAAGAGCCTTGTTCGCAAAGGCAGTGTGCGTGTGGCTGATATTAAGTTTCCCCTTCCGTACAGGCCCAAAACATTTTCCCTAGTCATAGTTTCAGATGCACTGGATTACTTGTCTCCTAAGTATCTTAACAAGACTGTTCCACAGCTAGCGAGGGTAGCTTCTGATGGCTTAGTTATATTATCTG GTTACCCTGGTAAGCAAAGAGCTAAAGGGTCAGAGCTTTCAAAGTGGGGGCGCCCG GCAAAACTGCGGAGCTCAACTTGGTGGATAAGGTTTTTTATTCAAACCAGCTTAGAAGAGAATGAATCTGCGGTGAAGAAGTTTGAGCAAGCAGTATCCAAGAACCCTTACAAGTCAGCCTGCCAAGTTTTTCATGTCAAACCATTGCATTAA
- the LOC121804484 gene encoding agamous-like MADS-box protein AGL61, giving the protein METEMVMSSEGEKKKKTQGKKKIEIKKIESLSNRRVTFSKRRLGLFKKASELCLLCETEIAIIVQSLGKHVHSFGHNSTDAVIDRYLGGGDDHERDAVAPAVNTKELYQHCYSHVLKELELEKKRRDVAEEGGDVFWWNQGVEEMELDEMEQFAMALDELSKKADLRANDLMSSYLQQPLAVASAQNQMGNNLDH; this is encoded by the coding sequence ATGGAGACAGAGATGGTGATGTCGAGCGaaggggagaagaagaagaagacgcaGGGGAAAAAGAAAATCGAAATCAAGAAGATCGAGAGCTTGAGCAACCGCCGAGTCACCTTCTCGAAGCGGCGCTTGGGGCTGTTCAAGAAAGCGAGCGAGCTCTGCCTTCTGTGCGAAACCGAGATCGCCATCATCGTCCAATCCCTCGGCAAGCACGTCCACTCATTCGGCCACAACTCCACCGACGCCGTCATCGACCGCTACCTAGGCGGCGGCGATGACCACGAGAGGGACGCCGTCGCCCCTGCGGTCAACACCAAGGAATTGTACCAGCACTGCTACTCTCACGTGTTAAAGGAGTTGGAATTGGAGAAGAAGCGGAGGGACGTGGCCGAGGAGGGTGGGGATGTGTTTTGGTGGAATCAGGGTGTGGAGGAGATGGAATTGGATGAAATGGAGCAGTTCGCGATGGCGCTGGATGAGTTGTCGAAGAAGGCCGATCTTAGGGCTAATGATCTCATGAGTTCCTACTTGCAGCAGCCGCTGGCGGTCGCCTCCGCGCAGAATCAGATGGGGAATAATTTGGATCACTAG